The following coding sequences lie in one Drosophila bipectinata strain 14024-0381.07 chromosome XR, DbipHiC1v2, whole genome shotgun sequence genomic window:
- the mamo gene encoding zinc finger protein 316 isoform X4, translating into MSAMAASRCPTPFAFPFTPLGLSLFDIDPSRILSLLHHQTWLAEEALRTRGLLAAPKDFPHRFTTLSDLLTKDFQPGQPNTTATATATTATSSSSSASASAGNPAGKQPTGSFNLRYPTPTAFYQREPSKVAKSSPSPQQMATSSTTTGLSNDSGEDSCKRSSADSDEVTIVELPSERSAQLYKESLEQLLQRQRRTPILGGATGAGSVIVDATGLRQYTQLLLASGQAEAKEKGTSSSSSSSTPPLMNHQHLSQMLKSPSDTCSSLFSSGGGGGGGSSTGETIEEETRCVVCNAHFPNVWLLEQHAALQHPHVGPGEEKPFICEQCGQSYRYRSAYAKHKEQNHRARLPADKLFTCDVCGMQFRYLKSFKKHRLNHALERLHGKKSVGVGVNVGLGRSLTVAAPTSVSVSASASGGSSVTSVDQDVVTSSQEPMLADEGEDLRVNVKREGTTNIPTTNSETGEQSSRESRGTADSEEHEQDNTVDSAGITMLYQDNNSSASASTSATEPNISSSDGIHSTNKRARLHHLETDPSYPHQQHHQHPHQHPHHHHHHHHGQQQPHHHSQPGQLPPHLGHVALPLAATSGAGPSSSSAAAAAAVVAAAAANSGGSTSGGGATGGGGGGATGPNSGGISSLSSLTSLINAERIPNEQFLGLNPQEASILNFLRVDAAERQRDKRPATSRFACPFCGKCVRSKENLKLHVRKHTGERPFVCLFCGRAFGGKSDLTRHLRIHTGERPYHCESCGKCFARADYLSKHLTTHIHNAPR; encoded by the exons ATGAGCGCCATGGCGGCCAGCAGGTGCCCCACGCCCTTCGCCTTCCCCTTCACGCCCCTGGGCCTGAGCCTCTTCGACATCGATCCGTCCAGAATACTCAGCCTTCTCCACCACCAGACCTGGCTGGCCGAAGAGGCCCTCCG GACCCGCGGCTTGCTGGCAGCGCCAAAGGACTTTCCCCACCGCTTCACCACCCTGAGCGACCTGCTGACCAAGGACTTTCAGCCGGGACAGCCCAACACGACCGCCACGGCCACCGCCACCACAGCcacctcctcgtcctcgtcggcGTCCGCATCCGCCGGAAATCCGGCCGGGAAGCAGCCCACGGGATCGTTCAACCTGAGATACCCCACCCCGACGGCCTTCTATCAGCGCGAGCCGTCCAAGGTGGCCAAGTCCTCGCCGTCGCCCCAGCAGATGGCTACCAGCTCCACCACCACGGGCCTCTCGAACGATTCTGGCGAGGACTCCTGCAAGCGGAGCTCCGCTGACAGTGACGAGGTGACCATCGTAGAGCTGCCCAGCGAACGCAGTGCCCAGCTCTACAAGGAGTCCCTggagcagctgctgcagcGCCAGCGACGAACCCCCATTCTGGGAGGCGCCACAGGCGCCGGGTCGGTCATCGTGGACGCCACCGGCCTGCGGCAGTACACCCAGCTTCTGTTGGCCTCGGGCCAGGCGGAGGCCAAGGAGAAGGGCACCTCCTCCTCGTCCAGCTCCTCCACGCCCCCCCTGATGAACCACCAGCACCTCAGCCAGATGCTGAAGAGCCCCTCGGACACCTGCTCCTCGCTCTTCAGCTCTGGCGGCGGAGGTGGCGGAGGCAGTTCCACTGGGGAAACCATCGAGGAGGAGACCCGCTGCGTGGTGTGCAACGCCCATTTCCCGAACGTTTGGCTGCTGGAGCAGCACGCCGCTCTGCAACATCCCCACGTGGGGCCCGGCGAGGAGAAGCCCTTCATCTGCGAGCAGTGCGGGCAGTCGTACCGCTACCGGAGCGCCTACGCCAAGCACAAGGAGCAGAACCACCGAGCCAGGCTGCCGGCCGACAAGCTCTTCACCTGCGACGTCTGCGGGATGCAGTTCCGCTACCTCAAGAGCTTCAAGAAGCATCGCCTCAACCACGCCCTGGAGCGTCTGCACGGCAAGAAGAGTGTGGGCGTCGGCGTCAACGTGGGTCTGGGCCGCTCCCTGACGGTGGCTGCTCCCACTTCCGTCTCCGTGTCCGCCTCCGCCTCGGGCGGGTCGTCGGTCACTTCGGTGGACCAGGACGTGGTCACCAGCTCGCAGGAGCCGATGTTGGCCGACGAGGGCGAGGACTTGCGGGTGAACGTGAAGAGGGAGGGCACCACCAACATTCCCACCACCAACTCGGAGACGGGGGAGCAGTCCTCCCGCGAGTCCCGAGGCACAGCCGACAGCGAGGAGCACGAGCAGGACAACACTGTGGACTCGGCCGGCATCACGATGCTCTACCAGGACAACAACTCCTCCGCCTCGGCCTCCACCAGCGCCACCGAGCCGAACATAAGCAGCTCCGATGGCATTCATAGTACAAACAAGCGG GCCCGCCTGCACCACTTGGAAACGGATCCCTCCTACCCccaccagcagcaccaccaacaTCCACACCAACacccacaccaccaccaccatcaccaccatgGGCAGCAACAGCCGCACCACCACAGCCAGCCCGGCCAGCTGCCGCCGCATCTGGGGCACGTGGCACTGCCATTGGCCGCCACCTCGGGCGCCGGGCCGTCGTCCTCCTCAGCGGCCGCCGCAGCCGCTGTTGTGGCCGCAGCCGCTGCCAACTCCGGAGGAAGTACGTCTGGAGGCGGAGCAACCGGCGGCGGAGGCGGTGGCGCCACGGGACCAAACTCAGGCGGCATCAGCTCCCTCAGCTCGCTGACGTCGCTGATCAACGCCGAGCGGATACCGAACGAGCAGTTCCTGGGCCTGAATCCGCAGGAGGCCTCAATACTCAACTTTTTGCGGGTCGATGCCGCCGAAAGGCAGCGCGACAAGAG GCCCGCAACTTCGCGTTTCGCCTGTCCCTTTTGTGGCAAGTGCGTCCGCTCCAAGGAGAACCTCAAGTTGCACGTCCGCAAGCACACCGGCGAACGGCCGTTCGTGTGCCTCTTTTGCGGCCGGGCCTTCGGTGGCAAGTCGGACCTGACCCGCCACCTTAGGATCCACACCGGGGAGCGGCCATACCACTGCGAGTCCTGCGGCAAGTGCTTCGCCCGGGCGGACTACCTCTCGAAGCACCTCACCACCCACATTCACAACGCCCCGCGCTGA